In the Dysidea avara chromosome 14, odDysAvar1.4, whole genome shotgun sequence genome, taattctagagcctccctggACTGGGATcctttagaccaccttaggtaaactttaagtattacatatagatatatgtagatttttttttgtgtattgtaatttaattttagttaatgtaagtctttccagggctcctgtactgatccatcagcacatggtacccttgtgtctaggcccctgtatgcttgtaatgtatattttgtcttaatcattaagatgtTTATTATCtcttgttttgattgtcatttgtatcagtggattcatggctcctacaccacagtgagatatataaccatcacttacagattactatgtgtctctatgtgttatgctatctgtttccactaggtgactttatctagtactaccttcatcccaggggtacttaatgcatcataattaatgtactttttgcataaaatatagcaatttgctgagttttgctttattaaaatattgaaaggctctcagcggctgggggctgcgcccccagacccctgcttctagtaactcaatgctagtgctggaaccccccttcaaaaaatcctggctacgcccctgcctaGGATTTAAAATCAACAATAATGAAGTGtatgttacaatcaataagtgtacgtatgctacaattactagttgtgaacaaagttacagtatgtatgtgttacatAAAAACACTAGACGCAAGGCACCTTCACTGCACTGCCTTACGTCTTTATGCAGTGCAGCGAAGGTGCCTTCGTCTTTATCTTTCGCATTGCGACAGTGAGAAGACTAGACTAAGAGATGAGAGTTAAGCAGCTGAGATTAATAACTTTCTCTTGCCGTCTTTCTAATGGCGGAACAATAGTTTTCCTCACCCACATTGTATCTGGACAAAACTGTATGCCGAGAAGTTGTAGCTAATCTGCTAAAGCATGAATTTAACTATAGGACATCCTCACATATCTCTGGCTTACCTGTACAGAACCACaaattattcacacttcaagcactgactgttctattagagttatcgactgctttattagagtgtatctgAACCTTTGAAGTCAGCATTGATGATTACACTCCATCAGTTTAGACCACTCAAGTTCAAATGAGATACTGTAGCGGACTGGGTGTGCCCCTCCTTTTACAGCTCCTGAACTCTAGTGGGAGTAAGACCTATTATGTACACCAGACCATAAACTGAATTTGAAGTCAGTTAAGCATCATCCTTGATCTCAACAATGAGAGACATCCCATATCCATGAGGCAGTACTGTCACACAGGATCAAACATAGCACAGTTCATACACCCTATACAACTTTGATTCGTGTGCCATACAACTCAAGTTACAAATAACAACACCTTGCCAGGCTATTATTTACATGTCATATGAAACTACATGATGTAAACATTGCAAATCCGACTAGGAGGTTGATTCTTGCTCTACTCTTGCATGGGCCTGTTGCAGCTTGTCTTGTGTTATACTTCTGACTCCATCTAGTCTGCCAGCAGGTCTGTTGGTTCTGCAACTGCTCACTCAGATGCTAACAGCTTACCTAGCAttacaataaatcaaatcaaattaaGACTACTACATAAACACACCACAAATAATTCATTACACCAGAGTAATTTCTCCTGCCAGATATTTTATGTGGGCAGCAGGAAAGACTCCTggtttctgttgcacaaatttcTCCAAAATACAATAAATTACGTCATCATATTTTTTGCACTAAAGATAAATTTACATATACATAGTGAACCAGATTCAACTGTATTGGGGAAGTCAAGAACCTAAGCCCACAGTACTTTCaaagttcagcaaaaaaaaaagctgTAATCCACATTCAACCATAATAATATGAACTATACAATGTGTAGAGTTAGCCCTGTCAACACTCCAGCTGTGATCATGGAATATGGAGAACAGTGACCAGGTAATTTACTTGCAGTCCCCAAACAAAACGTCTGACATGTAAGACTAATACCAAAGGAGATTAGATACCTTTGTGCAATATGCAATTTCATCAGATTGTTTACTGAGGTAGTTGGTAAACGTCATATTAAGTCAAGTCGTATTATTATGcgcataattatattcatgaaagagggtaatttatttgaaacAAGTTCGAAAAAcatttcacccattgttttcTCATTACCGCACCTATGTGTTGGTAatgcagcacacacacaaaaggcaaacacaaaaacacacttttgtactacaaagtcacacacacacacacgctaaaGCAAAGCTTTTGGTAATAGTATAGCAGCcaggcacacacacattaaagcaAAACTTTCAGCAATAGCATCAACATAATTCCAAAAACCCAGTTTGAGACCATTGCTAAAGAGTTCACACTAGATCATTATCTGTAATATTCTTCCCTCTGGTTCTTAGGTGGTCTTCCAACCttgaattttcttgtaatttctcTCCTTTCATCAAAGTTCTGATGCCAAGACtatacatgtgaaattttctgttgcTCATTTTAAACTCTGCCTACACAAAAGCAACAGGAAGGATTCATAAACTAGATATGGAGTGACATTCTCCAAAGTTAACATTTGTACTGAACCTTGGAAACTCTTCAGAAAGTAGTTCACGAAGCTCAGTAAAACTACACAATCTTGTACAAATATCGCTCTGGAATGCCCTGTAAATAAGTATTCTCCGAGGGGTccgctgtcacagtgatatatgtttccccgggtaacgtgtttcccgcacacatatccctagggatccgtgtttccccgcacacatatcactaactcgctagcgacctacaagtcacagtgatatgtgtttccccgggtaatatgtttcccctttaacttgagtcatgtgcaacgtacgtagtgttagcataggcgcgcatgcacttttaataatcatagctagccattGCACTTACCTATATACTACtaactaatactataattatgcatgttgattgaggaaatcaagccattcattgGCATGCAACTAGAACTGCTAAACTGTGCCGTGATTTGGCTTTGTAGCTATAatatcagtttaataaaacagtagctacaagtacatgtatacaataaaaatactatctctagctatatagagtaaatcatgcgattgcagctatgtataactgaTCAATGTACAAAGTGCTCAATATTATGCTTAGTCTGGTAGCATTCTAAACAGAGAAATGTGCTCTTCTTTGCTTCAGCAATGGTGGTGTTTGCATAATGCGTGTGTGTCCAACATTTGCAGTGGTCACATTTTATCTGTAGAAAAGAGTTGCAAAAGATCAAGctgcataatatatatttaCTTTTTACATACCCAGTCACAGTAGTCAGGGTGGCTTAAGCTAATGTCTGAAGCGCCACACATCACACACCTTTCCTTCATATCCACTATAAGATTAAATTGTTATTCAtcatgcacgcatgcatgcaagaCTAATGCTGCAATTGCATACCTGAATGGGACAAAATTGTGATTGCAATGTCAATCCTTGCCTGCATAATGTCCATACTGCTGAGGTTATCTTCATCAATTGTTCCAGACAATAAAAGTTGTTCAGCAATCTACATAAAGAAAGTAATTGTTAATATATtcgtgtatatagctataccattAAGCTTTATACGTCTGTACCTTCAATGAAAAGACTCCACAGTTGAAAGGATCAAACTGTATCTTCTTGCTCACTTCATGTACTTTAAACTTGTCTATACTAACATAATCAGAAATCATGAAATCGCCCCttgtcttgaaatattttctgtgtgtatatatgcacaTGTGCATAAAACCGTATGCCAAATCATTGCATGCATAAACAATAACCAACTTTAATGCAGCAAAGGTACCACGCAAAGCACGGGATGGTCCAAATGGATCAAGGTAGTAAAAGTGCTTTGATTCCAGGTCAATAGCCTAACAGTGTGCACATCAATACCTAATGTGATTTTATTGCTTAATTAATTAGCTAACAATAAATATCCAATGATTACTATCTTGATTGTAACACCCAACCAGATATTTCTTCTGATGTAAACTTTCCTGTATAAGGTGACATACCACGCATCTTCAACATTGCACACAGGAGTATACTTACCCTGGATAATAGATAAGATCTGTGGCATACAGCTGAGCGGTTTATTATTGTTGTCAGTGTCTGACTGGGGATGACAAAACAATTGCCATGTATATCTGCTAACAGCCTCAGATATCCATTAATAATCTAAAGAAGTGTTATATGTATAACACAAACAAGACATTTACGTAACAGCATGTGATTCTGTAAATAGCTTTACATACCTCATCATTTAAGTAACAATTCTGTTTCAGGGTGTGAAAGCTCCCATGATGGATGGAGAAACGGTTTATTCTTGcttttatcacatgacatggcTGCCCTTTCCAAATGTGTTCAAGTTGCTTCTAaaagatacacaacacaatatctgttttgtgttatatcatTATGTAATACATGTGGTTCTGAGCTTTCTTTATTTGTGATCAGTGTAAGATTACTTGATGGGCGAGTTGTCTTCTGGTCTGTTTTCTAATATATAGAGAGAGACAGTAGATTATACAGTTCTGtaaaacataattatagtgacaCAAAAATACAGtgattgtatgtatacacaAAAAGTACCGGTAAGGCTAACATATCCTTCATATGTACTAACCTGTATAGCTGCCTTTACTTTGGAAGTGGTTTTGGACTTTTCAACTTTCACTACATCTGGCTTTACCTATATATTCACATTAATGGTAGCTATCACAGATATAGTTGCACTAACTTTGCCATTAACATCACTTTTAGATTTTTTCTTGGAATTTCCATCAGGTTGCTATGTATATGCATTATACACATTGTGAAAATAAATCTTTTTTAGTATACACGCCTTACTAAATGTGGTAGTATTAATTTGCGCTTCCGGACCTTCCTCACATTTTGATCATCACTTGAATTTACAGAAAACTTTAATAATCGCTTGCATTTTGCTATTCCTTGTGGCGAAGCTAGAACTTCATCAACCATGGTTTTCTCTAAAATTCAAAAGAGTAAATACCACTAGACTATGGATCACACTGCTTACTAGTAGTCATAGCAATTGGAGACATTTGGCCTTGATCTTGGTGAAAAGTTGGAAAGTAACCTCCAGCAGAAACTGGTGTACTGGATGCATCAACTTCATCTGCAAGGAGTTTGTTGCCTATCAAAGCAAAATGATTATATAATTCACATATAACAACCACTTACTTATGCTACCATTAAATGCTGAAGTTCCCGCTAAGCAAGGCTCAAGCTTGTTGCCATCATCCCCTTGAAACCTTGGCTGTTCATCAATGTGAAATGCATGATGGCTTTCAACTGAACCATCATGCAGTAAGGGCTGGTCACTAATTCCCTGGTCACTTCCCACTGAGGGCTGGTCACTTCTCACTGAGGGCTGGTCACTTCTTTCTGAGGGCTGATCACTTCTCACTGAGGACTGGTTGCTAATTTCCTGGTCACTTCTTATCGAGGCATGATCTTTATCAACTGGCATGTCTTCCTCAGGTAAATTAGACTTTAGAAACCTGTTAGTGTTGCCAGTAGCATTGTTATCACCATTTTGACAAGGTATATCTAGGTAAGGCTTAAGTTGACAAATGTTGATTCTTTGTTTAAGAATTTTGTCAGATTTGTTCTTCAGCAGGCACGAAGTTTTTGTGATCTCAACAATAATGTAAGGACCAAGCCAACGATCTTCCATTTTCTTTCCTTTTTTTGTCTTTTGCTGCATATTCCGTCTCAAAACTTTATCACCAATCTTAAAGCCATATTCTACTATTCCTTTCCGTTGTGCGTATTGTTGCTTTTGTTTAACTTGTGCAGCTTTAATAGCCACATCCGTCTTGGAAAAAATGGATTTCTGCTTCTCAAAACATTCTTTAATATACTGTTCAAAATCAGCCTTGCAAAAATTATTTATGGCACCATCCAATACAGTAGACTCAGCTTCTTTTTCTGCTTCTAAAGGAAAGCGTGCTTCTCGTCCATACATTAATAGAAATGGCGTATGTTTGGTAGAAGCCTGCACACTGCTATTAGTCGCAAAAATGGCAGAATCGAGGTATTTTCCCCAGTTATCTGAATAGTCTTCCATGAGCTTTGACATAGATCTgaacatattcacataaaaaacaacaacaataatatgctGGTTGATTAGTACATAATATAGTTGTAGGAACAGAACTAAGAAATAAATTTTGTCACATGCATAAAATATATACCTTTTTAATGTCTGGTTTGTTCTTTCATCAAGACCATTCGATTGGGGATGATATGCAGTTGTTATTCGCATCTTGACATCAAAAGCTTTTTGTAAAGCTTCATTAGTCTGAAACAAAACAATGACAATTACATTTAGCAAGTGCATAAATAGCTACAGTTGCAGCTACCACAATTATGCATACCTGATTAACAAACTCTTTTCCTTAGTCAGTAATAATATGCACTGGAGCTCCCTGGCGGCAGTATACCTTGTATATTCCTCTGGCAACTGAAATTGCTGACTTGTCTTCTATGGGAACTGCTTCAACAAATTTACTGAAATAATCTGTCATGGTTAAAACATATTGGTGCCCTTGAGTAGTTGGCTTGAATGGGCCAATCAAATCCATTCCAACTAAATACCAGACTTTGGGTGCAACAGCAATAGGCTGTAATTCTATTGCAGCTTTCTTCAACTGCGGGGCATTTCGCTGGCAACGGTCACACACTTTGATCTGtacatttaaaaattatattatatagctactggtacatcatattatacagtatatatatatagcttcaGTTTCGCATGTATGCAAACATGTGTAGTTACAGTAGTTATAGACAGTGTATTGGTGCATACATGCGAAACTACATAACAGTTTAGAACAGCAGTGACAATATGCAACACAATAGTTATCAACATTATGTAACTATATTGCTAATTACCCTCTCTTCAATCTCCTTATAGTAGTTGGGCCAATAGTACCGCTCCTTGATTTTTGCTATGGTAGCATCTCTACCTTTATGTCCACCAGCAGTTAAATGACACTCAAGAAAAACCCTATCTATTTCATTCTTTTGCAATACTATCCTGTCAAATGTTGTTCCATCTTTAGCAGTATCCACATAATACAGTTTTCCCTGTTGCATTTTGTAGGTTTTACAGCTTCCTCGTAAAACAAATTTCTGTGTCTTTGTATAACCAGCTGGATAACTTTGATTATCCAAATAGCCAACGATGGCAGCATACTGTTCGTCCTCCATTCCCCAGTGACAGCAACTAGGTGCTTCAAGGATCTCACACAAAATTATCAGTCTCACTTGAAGATCTCTCAATAtatcatatactgtagctattaacAGTTTTCTCTCAGCAACACTTCTCAGCTAGCTAACAGTTTCTCTCAACAACACTTCTCAGCGTGCTTAGCTAGCTTCTCTCAGCAGAACACTTATCAGCCTATTTAAATACACACGCTTGACACTTCTAAAATCTCTCACAACACTTTTCTCTCAGCAAAACTATAGCTAATGAAATAATTATGCCACATAGAAATCTCTCAGCGCATGCACGCTTGACACTTCAGAGCCTAACATCTCTCACATGAATGCGCATCAGTCAGGCATGCACAAACTTTATTTAGCTCACTTTGAGAGATTTACATTGCAGCAGCAAGCTCATTATAGTGAGCGAGTTAGTTATATAGCTAGTCTATGTAGCTCAAGAGAAACTAATACAATAAACgttattttatttttcttcaCTGGCTCcggcatacatgcatgcagtacaCAGTATCTCTTCTAAATTGACTGTCAAAGTATAGCTAACTAGTATAatgcttatatagtagctatatagctagttagccaactatacagctatatacatgtaatatgcatggatgtctattagctagatagctatattatatatctactgaatggttggatcgcgtactcagtgtttgcaactagccataggaccttggagttactgcacgatggctatatcttaggccactacaatgagattacttgtttctcatcaaccgcccgcaccaaaattttcttttgcccatgcgcactcattattgcacgagatggcagcatggcttttttgagtgttgtggtagtgggtttatcacgtagaaaagcactatttccatgaaaaactgcaatcccattgagatacagacaccatttatgagtgttttttacttctgtgttgattagagagctttctggagcatcaacaaccaccaaggcatcaacagtgagtgctacagtgtacattagaccatacactagcattggtatcgtgacctgcatgccctatgtgcagggccatcatatctaagagacatagtagctttagtcttgctacttctgccacaagcttacacagcccctccccctaataagactgaccagCCTACATGTGCTAAGACTGCTGCTGCATGGTGCATGACTCCAAGACTGGTGGAACTTTCGCAAAGGACTTGAATGCtatgttactgaagttgaagtttatgtgcacttggaattttaccctcagtgtgcacCAGTGTTTGGTGTGCATCCTGCCAATAGCCTaaaaataaaggattattatactggttttgtacaaatatgctatggcttgtgtaataatgagataacccgcccgcccgcatgtgttactctatgagaagttgatgagaaacaagttatctcattgtagtggccttagtgggaaacacggatccctggtgatatatgtgcggggaaacacgaattccctagggatatgtgtgtgcggtgaaatgttaaaaaaatcgctacgggaaacacatatcactgacagcttttggtgggaaacacggatccctagtgatatgtgtgcggggaaacacggatccctagggatatgtgtgcgggaaacacgttacccggggaaacatatatcactgtgacaccgccaTGCTTTAAATCTAACTTATCCGAGATCCAAATCTCTTGGAATCCCCATGCAATCTACAAGAATCTTCTCAAATCTCTGAATCTCAGTGAAATCTGCACAATCCATTAAAATCCATGGAATCTTTAAAATCTTCCTAATCTTCGTGACAATCTTTtacaatctttaaaatctcgCTGAAATCTTTGAATCTGAGACTACCACAATCAAATCTTAATCTTCTTGTTAGTAAACTTCAGTAAACGTTTGGATATTCTACTCAAGCTCTTGCTTGTTAACACGTATTCTTGCGGCTGTCTTGCACCTAGGCCTGTTCGTCCACGTGTACTGTGCGATTATTGGGTTCTTTCAGTCTACGTATATTGCCAGAGATATAGCCAGTTGTTCCCGAGGTTGTTTCTTCTTCGCAACGCCTTTAGCTACTTGACGAACTCGTTGGGACAAGCTAGTTAGTGACCCTGACTCGGATCTTTGTTAGGCGAGTCTACATACTGAATTCACACCTGTGAAAAGAGTGAGCATGGTGCATGTACGGATTCATATTGCTTCTGACATAATAGCCAAGATAAAACTCCAATAGCTAACAGCTACATCTCTTTAGTGAGCTCTTTAGCTAAATCAGGAGTAGCTAGCACGTCTCGTCAATACTcacattcttgaaaatcatcatgcagtaattataatcaACACATCTCAATCTCTATATTCTAGATATAGTATAGACCTTGATATAGACTAGCCAACGTTCATACAGCAAatgaaaagtttagctacacatgtgGGACCCCTGCTTTTAGTGATACGAGTAGTGATATTTGCTATGTAGTTTAATTTGTTATCCCACTCATATGGGACCTCAGCTGtgaaggctactgaaagcctTTGTCAGTATAGGGAGTCAGAGACATGCTGGCAAGAAGAATACAGAGAAGACTAATAATCCCTGCTATGGCTCCATAACCATATAGGCACATGTCTTGATTGTATGtggctgtggatcaagtcacaacACGGCTGGCTGGAGTCTCTGAAATCTTAAGGTTTTGGTTACAAAGAATTTGCATGCTTTTGAATATTCCTGCACTGGTATCTTGTGCCAGCATCCCACAACATTAAGCTCAAGTATGAAAGCTTAGTCCAATTATAATAAGCTATGTAGCACTGAACATGCACTATGTAATGTGTAAGCTTAACTCTACCATGCCAGCAAGTAATGTGTCCAAATGATATCGTACTCTAAGCTGAACAGATTCGAGCAGATTAAATTACTATCTCATCTATTATTGTTTAGTGAAAGATAACAGGAGATGGAGCAGCAACCTCAggaactatatccactaccagtttggaagttgatatacttgcgccaagagtaaataatggaagagagagtatccaactgccatatactgcatcaaaaatgagcatgtcaagtagagaagccatcccgtagtgctatcaaagtaagtgttgaatgaagtaataaacaccttctagctcagactgtttgacttcaaatcatgcctgggCACTTCAAACAGACTGAcctagcaggtgtttattacttcattcaacactgtctttgaaagcactacaggatggcttctctacttgacgtgctcatttttgatgcagtatatggcagttggatactctttcttccattatttactcttgcttgCGCTGAACGCATCTGATACCATCTGATACCTGATACCTTGAAATGCATGAACGCATCTGATACCTTCGCTTAGCTGagtttatgtacatatgtatatacatacaatttacaatacacgcacaaactttaacaagcatgctagctaataatttatatcTCAATGGGTCAATGTCCATATCACTTTGCTAACTCAGGTAGACAGTCTCAAAGACAGTTGCACTataagttatattatatataagtgtggaatctatgtgtaaaatctaattgtgtggtatctttgatatcatattattccacatttgctgaagtcaactacaccattgatatgctgaaGTTCCTGTACACAATTATCGAGACAATTATGCAGTCCAACTGTCAGCAGTTGCAAGAGATGTCTAAATAATgatatagctaaaatgtacacaacttgcatggacatggcaaaacatgatgattttagacatattatttgatgcatacagtactataatacagctatacatgtgcggCATGAAAATCTAGGGCAAAGTAGTACTGGTATAATTAGGCTTTGCCAACTCTAGTGTAAGATTTACTGAGCTTATGTGCGCATGCAGGGCTTTTTGATTTGATTGAATGCTTTagctacagtgaccagcactgaagtagtTTGCTATGTCACTATCTTGGTTGCTCAGTACAAATGAAGTATGTACAACTCAAGATCTAAGCATTTTCTCATCACTACTGAGATCACTACAAGGAGAGCTAGCTCTTAGTCATGATTACTTACTATGTGAGGTAACTGTATAGATGCATTGGGAACAGTTCCATTAGCTATAGGCTAACTTGCTACGTGTCAGCGTGCAAAGCCGCCAATTTAACTAGGAAAATTAGCCACATATACTAAGCTCTATTGCTGGTAGTATGCAGTATTGCAATAGCTAAAGAGTAGCCTCTTCAGTAGACTCGTACCTCGACTCATACCAGGCTCAGAATACGGCTCCACAGCACTACAACatagtatttaaaagtatttcaaatcTTTACTGAAATCTTAAAATCTTTTCAAATCTCAGTCAAAATCTTGAATCTTTCTTAAGATTTCTCAAATCTAAGTACTGCGTTACGGACCCCTCGGTATTCTCCCTCAAACAACGCCCCTATTGTTAGAAAATTTGATCCATTAACACTTCCAAGGTAAAAATAAAAGGGTGGGAAATGTTAACACCGTTTAGGAACGTTGTGTCACTTCAAGAAAACTACACAACGGTAAATAGCGTTGAACTCCacagtaaacaacaaaatgacagCGCGCTAAAACACACAAATAAGAAACTTACCCATCCAATGTACTTCATATAGCCATAGCTTCAGCTTTAACGCACGAAGAATACTTGCACTGCACGCCTGCTCGAGTACCTGTCACTCAAAGGCTCCACCATCTTTTActtcaggcccgtagccaggaattttgaaaggggggttctttttgaccaaaagtggacctttacttgcatgatgattaataaaggtactgagactgggtgtgcgaagcacacccaatctaggggggtctgggggcatgcccccccagaaaattttttgaaaacagatactaaaaggttgaatttagtggcatttcagtcaataaaaataacaatttttttaggtaagctgaagaccagctgtatgaatgatatctggaaaaatatctctactgctactgtaattataccatctgcacatgcatgtgtctaaatataatatattggaatgtcacaatgaataagaatgggaaagattgagcactctgccatgatcaacaggggcagtgtagcagaacaaagggtgtcttaaacaatgaaatttacacattgcatggagttgaagcatggatgctattcgtgggctctgcatggaggggcttgtccaccaaaatcttatattttaatgaaagctcggtttagacaatctacatgtaaattaagtagcttttaaaagaaaatgtaattgtgactgttctattagagtgattgttctattagagtggttgactgctctattagagtatctcgatcttgcattgcatttaatgcaagcactgaatgagttactcggagcacttattttagcttcttattatagtggtatctagtaaactgtagctaatggacttttgctcctgaaaatttggacttgtatactaaaattgtggacctttttgctaaaattgtggaccttttactgaaattgtggacctttttcccaagagggcggttcttcagaaccccccgaaccccccctggctacgggcctgtacTTCACCAGCGAAACAGCGAAACGCGCATTAATTTACGAAAACAATAATTTTGTAGTGCgttgccaatccctattataagtctagtatctatgctataatctattactatatcagtgtggaataatgcttatataatatttttcatattccaggctttaggtacgtgtattgtatttaacacctgcttgttggtttttgcaggccatctggtcatactggtttatccactagcagttgaatgtgatcatgg is a window encoding:
- the LOC136244876 gene encoding uncharacterized protein isoform X2, encoding MHLLNVIVIVLFQTNEALQKAFDVKMRITTAYHPQSNGLDERTNQTLKRSMSKLMEDYSDNWGKYLDSAIFATNSSVQASTKHTPFLLMYGREARFPLEAEKEAESTVLDGAINNFCKADFEQYIKECFEKQKSIFSKTDVAIKAAQVKQKQQYAQRKGIVEYGFKIGDKVLRRNMQQKTKKGKKMEDRWLGPYIIVEITKTSCLLKNKSDKILKQRINICQLKPYLDIPCQNGDNNATGNTNRFLKSNLPEEDMPVDKDHASIRSDQEISNQSSVRSDQPSERSDQPSVRSDQPSVGSDQGISDQPLLHDGSVESHHAFHIDEQPRFQGDDGNKLEPCLAGTSAFNGSISNKLLADEVDASSTPVSAGGYFPTFHQDQGQMSPIAMTTKKTMVDEVLASPQGIAKCKRLLKFSVNSSDDQNVRKVRKRKLILPHLQPDGNSKKKSKSDVNGKVKPDVVKVEKSKTTSKVKAAIQKTDQKTTRPSSNLTLITNKESSEPHKQLEHIWKGQPCHVIKARINRFSIHHGSFHTLKQNCYLNDEIINGYLRLLADIHGNCFVIPSQTLTTIINRSAVCHRSYLLSRESLHQKKYLVGCYNQDSNHWIFIAIDLESKHFYYLDPFGPSRALRGTFAALKKYFKTRGDFMISDYVSIDKFKVHEVSKKIQFDPFNCGVFSLKIAEQLLLSGTIDEDNLSSMDIMQARIDIAITILSHSVDMKERCVMCGASDISLSHPDYCDWIKCDHCKCWTHTHYANTTIAEAKKSTFLCLECYQTKHNIEHFVH
- the LOC136244876 gene encoding uncharacterized protein isoform X3 translates to MRITTAYHPQSNGLDERTNQTLKRSMSKLMEDYSDNWGKYLDSAIFATNSSVQASTKHTPFLLMYGREARFPLEAEKEAESTVLDGAINNFCKADFEQYIKECFEKQKSIFSKTDVAIKAAQVKQKQQYAQRKGIVEYGFKIGDKVLRRNMQQKTKKGKKMEDRWLGPYIIVEITKTSCLLKNKSDKILKQRINICQLKPYLDIPCQNGDNNATGNTNRFLKSNLPEEDMPVDKDHASIRSDQEISNQSSVRSDQPSERSDQPSVRSDQPSVGSDQGISDQPLLHDGSVESHHAFHIDEQPRFQGDDGNKLEPCLAGTSAFNGSISNKLLADEVDASSTPVSAGGYFPTFHQDQGQMSPIAMTTKKTMVDEVLASPQGIAKCKRLLKFSVNSSDDQNVRKVRKRKLILPHLQPDGNSKKKSKSDVNGKVKPDVVKVEKSKTTSKVKAAIQKTDQKTTRPSSNLTLITNKESSEPHKQLEHIWKGQPCHVIKARINRFSIHHGSFHTLKQNCYLNDEIINGYLRLLADIHGNCFVIPSQTLTTIINRSAVCHRSYLLSRESLHQKKYLVGCYNQDSNHWIFIAIDLESKHFYYLDPFGPSRALRGTFAALKLVIVYACNDLAYGFMHMCIYTHRKYFKTRGDFMISDYVSIDKFKVHEVSKKIQFDPFNCGVFSLKIAEQLLLSGTIDEDNLSSMDIMQARIDIAITILSHSVDMKERCVMCGASDISLSHPDYCDWIKCDHCKCWTHTHYANTTIAEAKKSTFLCLECYQTKHNIEHFVH
- the LOC136244876 gene encoding uncharacterized protein isoform X4 yields the protein MHLLNVIVIVLFQTNEALQKAFDVKMRITTAYHPQSNGLDERTNQTLKRSMSKLMEDYSDNWGKYLDSAIFATNSSVQASTKHTPFLLMYGREARFPLEAEKEAESTVLDGAINNFCKADFEQYIKECFEKQKSIFSKTDVAIKAAQVKQKQQYAQRKGIVEYGFKIGDKVLRRNMQQKTKKGKKMEDRWLGPYIIVEITKTSCLLKNKSDKILKQRINICQLKPYLDIPCQNGDNNATGNTNRFLKSNLPEEDMPVDKDHASIRSDQEISNQSSVRSDQPSERSDQPSVRSDQPSVGSDQGISDQPLLHDGSVESHHAFHIDEQPRFQGDDGNKLEPCLAGTSAFNGSISNKLLADEVDASSTPVSAGGYFPTFHQDQGQMSPIAMTTKKTMVDEVLASPQGIAKCKRLLKFSVNSSDDQNVRKVRKRKLILPHLQPDGNSKKKSKSDVNGKVKPDVVKVEKSKTTSKVKAAIQKTDQKTTRPSSNLTLITNKESSEPHKQLEHIWKGQPCHVIKARINRFSIHHGSFHTLKQNCYLNDEIINGYLRLLADIHGNCFVIPSQTLTTIINRSAVCHRSYLLSRESLHQKKYLVGCYNQDSNHWIFIAIDLESKHFYYLDPFGPSRALRGTFAALNIDKFKVHEVSKKIQFDPFNCGVFSLKIAEQLLLSGTIDEDNLSSMDIMQARIDIAITILSHSVDMKERCVMCGASDISLSHPDYCDWIKCDHCKCWTHTHYANTTIAEAKKSTFLCLECYQTKHNIEHFVH